The following coding sequences lie in one Anolis carolinensis isolate JA03-04 unplaced genomic scaffold, rAnoCar3.1.pri scaffold_11, whole genome shotgun sequence genomic window:
- the whamm gene encoding WASP homolog-associated protein with actin, membranes and microtubules — protein sequence MEDAPPDSLEGWVAVKEDPFGPAEPPHNLRFLVAWNGVEGQFALTCHNRTLQERGGPEAEAAEEEEPTTWAALFTPQALRGLHGQLSALAPALEAAFPELPQALTTSHCSSAAPWALLFFPSRPALGEAELEALCRGLERYLGWAAELCGRRALLDALFARDTEEEARYFEGLAELRRKALKAGLGRAKEALRQILHRHKDTDKLVALMELYQEEDEAYLELVTVATEFYQYLLQPFRDMRELATLYRREILKSLQANKLGPKRVEALRKEAEEWANQAEEAVNSIQDITVSYFKETVTALAAMQKQIEQDQKRFGQAAWASASPRLENLKYLLAKETLQYMRAKELCLKHRRADIQKQMESLNEQENDVAQVEELEIEYYETQLELYEVQFEILKNEELLLTAQLETLRRRMKEIQDEVIYYDTCETPDELEATELVLEEPHKPSSEMAQLRQKTQQLETKRGIICSRRAYLRNKKDQCEESRRLRLQQAEDSVRHFQQHHSIQIKREKRKEDEKMKRTWIKQERQKTLERLKTFKEKCPAQFVLKTSRPLNTKQPQMASRRSPAASPQPLLTSKMSATKQPRASRQAREAKGSKPACQKTPKEIPIQIFVPPNSLEKPNKSEGAPSLMVPPPPPPPLPPPPPPLPSIPPIVPKRPQETSLPSRCEDSPAASVATKEGNHLSRCTGSMDEVLASLKRGEVLLRKVEPPSQAASSSSSLNDSILAAIRQGVKLRKVSQEPKTDMEKGSSNELERSIKAAIQRIKKASADSEEDENNDHNSGEWNG from the exons ATGGAGGACGCCCCTCCGGACAGCCTGGAGGGCTGGGTGGCGGTCAAGGAGGACCCCTTCGGCCCCGCCGAGCCGCCCCACAACCTCCGCTTCCTGGTGGCCTGGAACGGCGTCGAGGGCCAGTTCGCGCTTACCTGCCACAACCGGACGCTGCAGGAGCGAGGGGGACCGGAAGCGGAAGCGGCGGAGGAAGAAGAGCCCACCACCTGGGCCGCTTTGTTTACCCCGCAGGCGCTGAGGGGCCTCCACGGGCAGCTCTCGGCCTTGGCCCCGGCGCTGGAGGCGGCCTTCCCGGAGCTGCCTCAGGCCCTGACCACTTCCCACTGCTCTTCCGCGGCGCCTTGGGCCTTGCTCTTCTTCCCCAGCCGCCCGGCGCTGGGCGAGGCCGAGCTGGAAGCGCTTTGCCGCGGCCTGGAGCGTTACCTGGGCTGGGCCGCCGAGCTGTGCGGGAGGAGGGCCCTGCTAGACGCCCTCTTCGCCCGCGACACCGAGGAGGAGGCGCGCTACTTCGAGGGCCTGGCCGAGCTGCGCAGGAAGGCCCTCAAGGCGGGCCTGGGACGCGCTAAGGAGGCCCTGCGGCAG ATCCTTCATCGTCACAAAGACACAGACAAGTTGGTGGCCTTAATGGAACTCTATCAAGAGGAGGATGAAGCTTACCTGGAACTCGTGACTGTGGCCACTGAATTCTACCAATACTTGTTGCAGCCGTTTAGAGATATGCGCGAACTCGCAACCTTATACAGACGAGAGATCCTG AAATCCCTGCAGGCCAATAAACTGGGGCCTAAAAGAGTAGAAGCCTTACGGAAAGAAGCAGAGGAGTGGGCGAATCAGGCTGAAGAAGCTGTGAACTCCATTCAAGACATCACAGTCAGTTACTTCAAGGAAACCGTGACGGCACTAGCAG CAATGCAGAAGCAAATAGAGCAAGACCAGAAGCGGTTTGGCCAAGCTGCCTGGGCATCAGCTTCTCCAAGGTTAGAAAACCTGAAGTACTTATTAGCTAAAGAGACCCTTCAATACATGAGAGCCAAAGAGCTATGCCTGAAGCACAGAAGAGCCGACATCCAGAAGCAG ATGGAAAGTCTGAATGAGCAAGAAAATGACGTGGCTCAAGTTGAGGAGCTAGAAATAGAATACTACGAAACCCAGCTGGAACTGTATGAAGTACAATTTGAGATCCTGAAGAATGAAGAGCTACTGCTCACTGCTCAGTTGGAGACATTAAGGAGGCGGATGAAAG AGATTCAAGATGAAGTAATTTATTATGACACATGTGAAACTCCTGATGAGTTAGAAGCCACAGAGCTAGTCCTGGAAGAACCTCAcaaaccttcctctgaaatggccCAGTTGAGACAGAAGACCCAGCAGCTGGAGACAAAACGCGGGATTATCTGCTCAAGGAGAGCCTATCTCCGCAACAAAAAG GATCAGTGTGAAGAGAGCCGCCGGCTGAGGCTCCAGCAGGCAGAGGATAGTGTTCGGCACTTCCAGCAACATCACAGCATCCAGATT AaaagagagaagaggaaagaagatGAGAAAATGAAGAGGACTTGGATCAAACAGGAGCGACAGAAAACTCTGGAGAGGCTAAAAACATTCAAAGAG AAATGTCCAGCACAGTTTGTGTTGAAGACGTCCCGGCCTTTGAACACCAAACAGCCGCAGATGGCGTCGCGTCGTTCTCCAGCAGCATCTCCTCAACCTTTGTTGACAAGCAAAATGTCTGCCACTAAGCAGCCGAGGGCCTCTCGCCAGGCAAGGGAAGCCAAAGGTTCCAAACCAGCATGCCAGAAGACGCCAAAAGAGATTCCCATCCAAATTTTTGTACCTCCCAATAGCCTGGAGAAGCCCAACAAAAGTGAAGGGGCGCCATCACTGATGGTCCCACCTCCTCCACCACCCCCTCTGCCGCCACCCCCTCCACCCCTGCCAAGCATCCCGCCCATTGTCCCAAAGAGGCCACAAGAGACTTCACTGCCCTCCAGATGTGAAGATTCACCTGCAGCAAGTGTTGCCACTAAGGAAGGAAACCATTTGTCCAGGTGTACAG GATCCATGGATGAAGTTCTGGCTTCACTAAAGCGTGGTGAAGTCCTTCTGCGTAAAGTGGAGCCACCATCCCAGGCAGCGTCTTCCAGCTCCAGCCTCAACGACAGCATCCTTGCCGCCATCAGACAAGGAGTAAAGCTGAGGAAGGTAAGCCAAGAACCCAAGACAGACATGGAAAAAGGTTCCAGCAATGAACTGGAGAGAAGCATAAAGGCAGCCATCCAGAGAATAAAGAAAGCATCAGCCGACTCAGAAGAAGATGAAAACAATGATCATAACAGTGGTGAATGGAATGGCTAA
- the fsd2 gene encoding fibronectin type III and SPRY domain-containing protein 2, whose translation MVSLLLFIQEAFQLARSAVSTPVTPMDSESKDKDPESPRYYHLELYDSTEDLEMFSEPFRRRDLAVQEDRKTQSTEKPTISSGDFGDQHSDSEPASNKDGCDALKNMAGYDTEKKPPFKDMDTYCITCCVPVRALDKQCSEHEEHEVIPLDSVVQIAKDELQKNICRLEKQIIHLEGFSSHLEEIFITVEEKFAREEHNFERRYDEVMQTLEQRYEETMQALGEEKKEKLETLYEQLVSCGENLDTCKELMETIEGLGQGANKVDTMKTAVTTMDRLEEFLKKDVDVDLSTPIEYEARVIEFSDVQQLMDSVDSLPATFPPCAPVMNPQDPNSATGTSVRVCWSFFSEDLVERYQLYYKRVSNDTSKEEQAEFVLNVKETYRTVTNVTPNTQYEFWVKALNRAGISPASERAVYMTAPLPPVINSKEIQSCEHAALIRWECGNTNPVDSYTVELSRLTDGEDEDIITESIVGIPNCETLIQLEPQQNYLLSVKALNPGGSSDKSDSISILSTGTSFTLNEETAHPLLSILEDGLTILCNEAESQRRDLSFGENSFTRSIAILGNPIPFHGKHYWEVYVDEKIEYRVGVAFGNASRDSYLGMTHSSWCMRHTVTASRHTYEFLNNGMTPDIRLTIPPRRIGLLLDYDKGSLSFFNTDIMQHLYTFHSRFQDFVCPCFAVEEPGVLKIQNGIAVPPYTLS comes from the exons ATGGTGTCTCTCCTGCTTTTCATCCAAGAAGCTTTTCAGCTTGCTAGATCGGCTGTTAGTACTCCAGTTACCCCAATGGATTCCGAGTCCAAAGACAAGGATCCGGAAAGCCCCAGATATTATCATCTGGAACTTTATGACTCAACTGAAGACTTAGAGATGTTTTCAGAACCCTTTCGAAGACGAGATCTCGCTGTGCAGGAAGACAGGAAGACTCAAAGCACAGAGAAGCCAACAATCTCAAGCGGGGATTTTGGGGATCAACACTCGGACAGTGAGCCAGCAAGCAATAAAGATGGCTGTGATGCCCTTAAAAATATGGCTGGATATGATACGGAAAAGAAGCCACCCTTCAAAGACATGGACACATACTGTATTACTTGCTGTGTTCCTGTTAGAGCCCTTGACAAACAGTGTAGTGAACATGAAGAGCATGAAGTCATTCCTCTCGACAGTGTGGTTCAAATAGCAAAG GATGAACTTCAGAAAAACATATGCAGACTGGAAAAGCAGATTATTCATTTGGAGGGTTTTTCAAGCCATTTGGAAGAAATCTTCATCACGGTAGAG GAGAAATTTGCCAGAGAGGAGCATAACTTTGAGAGACGCTATGATGAAGTGATGCAGACCCTCGAGCAAAGATATGAAGAAACGATGCAGGCATtaggggaagaaaagaaggagaagttGGAGACATTATATGAGCAGTTGGTTAGCTGCGGAGAAAACCTGGACACTTGCAAAGAGCTGATGGAAACAATAGAAGGCCTGGGCCAGGGTGCCAATAAAGTGGATACCATGAAG ACCGCTGTAACTACAATGGACAG ATTGGAGGAATTCTTGAAAAAAGATGTGGATGTAGACCTCTCCACACCAATAGAATATGAAGCCAGAGTCATAGAGTTCTCTGATGTTCAACAACTAATGGATTCTGTTGATTCTCTCCCAG CCACTTTTCCTCCTTGTGCGCCAGTCATGAACCCTCAGGATCCCAACTCAGCCACAGGGACTTCTGTGCGAGTCTGCTGGAGCTTCTTTTCGGAAGATCTGGTTGAAAGGTACCAGCTGTACTACAAGAGAGTAAGCAATGATACGTCCAAAGAAGAGCAAGCTG AGTTTGTGCTAAATGTGAAAGAGACATACCGCACAGTTACCAACGTGACACCGAATACACAGTATGAATTTTGGGTCAAAGCACTCAACAGAGCTGGGATCAGTCCAGCAAGCGAAAGAGCTGTTTACATGACAG CTCCTCTGCCACCTGTTATCAACAGTAAGGAGATTCAGAGCTGTGAACATGCAGCGCTCATACGCTGGGAATGTGGCAACACAAATCCCGTGGACTCCTACACAGTTGAATTGTCCAGGCTGACAGATGGAGAAGACGAGGACATTATTACAGA gTCTATTGTTGGGATTCCAAACTGTGAAACTTTGATTCagctggagccacagcagaattACCTCCTCTCTGTGAAAGCCCTCAATCCGGGTGGCTCTAGTGACAAGAGCGATTCCATCTCCATCCTGAGCACAG GCACCTCCTTTACTCTGAACGAGGAGACCGCACATCCTTTACTGTCTATCCTAGAAGATGGGCTGACCATTTTGTGCAACGAGGCTGAAAGTCAACGAAGAGATTTGTCTTTTGGTGAAAACAGTTTCACAAG ATCCATCGCAATATTGGGAAACCCAATACCATTCCACGGAAAACACTACTGGGAGGTCTATGTTGATGAAAAAATTGAATACCGTGTTGGCGTGGCTTTTGGAAATGCATCAAGGGACAGCTATTTGGGCATGACCCATTCCTCCTGGTGCATGAGGCACACGGTCACTGCTTCCAG ACATACCTATGAATTTCTCAACAATGGGATGACCCCAGATATCAGGCTGACTATCCCGCCTcggagaattggccttctgctgGATTACGACAAAGGGAGCCTATCCTTTTTCAACACAGACATCATGCAGCACTTGTACACTTTCCATAGCCGCTTCCAAGATTTTGTGTGCCCATGTTTTGCGGTGGAAGAACCTGGTGTGCTCAAGATTCAAAATGGCATTGCAGTGCCCCCATACACACTTTCATGA